The following are from one region of the Methanobacterium veterum genome:
- a CDS encoding nucleotidyltransferase family protein: protein MGDIIRTIMMAGGKGTRLRPLTLVRPKPMIPLVNKPIIEYTVNKLKKSGFNDLIMTLNYMSTNIKKYFKDGSEFGIDIRYSVEKWPLGTGGSVKKAEKYIDDTFMVVSGDVLTDVDFKDVVRYHKEKGAIATMVLTEVEDPTHFGIAVMDRDHKITEYLEKPSPEEAFSNVANTGIYIFEPEIFDFFDDKEKEVDFSKDIFPEVIKQDAGIYGYVFDGYWNDIGRPETYLEATYDILDQKTDQNFYKTKMEESIGKIGNIWVGENVFIDEKARIEGPVVIGNNCTIEEGCKISRGSVIGDNVSIGKDVNIDGAVLFPNSIIEDNSFLNGCIIDTKCLIDKNTVVENGVVTGSLVEIGRNSIVRSSRSITNNMKIVPNSIIDSDYVLEAK from the coding sequence ATGGGTGATATTATAAGAACAATAATGATGGCTGGTGGAAAAGGGACAAGATTGCGACCCCTAACATTAGTAAGGCCTAAACCAATGATACCTCTGGTAAATAAGCCTATTATAGAATATACTGTTAATAAGTTGAAAAAGTCAGGATTTAACGATCTTATAATGACTTTGAATTATATGTCAACAAATATTAAAAAATACTTTAAAGACGGTTCTGAGTTTGGTATAGATATAAGATATTCGGTTGAAAAATGGCCCCTGGGAACTGGAGGAAGTGTTAAAAAAGCAGAAAAATATATAGATGATACATTTATGGTTGTAAGTGGGGATGTGCTCACTGATGTTGACTTTAAAGATGTTGTAAGGTATCATAAAGAAAAAGGGGCAATTGCAACAATGGTACTAACTGAAGTTGAAGATCCCACCCATTTTGGAATAGCAGTAATGGATAGGGACCATAAAATAACTGAATACCTGGAGAAACCATCTCCAGAAGAGGCATTCAGTAATGTTGCAAATACTGGAATTTACATTTTTGAGCCTGAGATATTCGACTTTTTTGATGATAAAGAGAAAGAAGTTGATTTCTCAAAGGATATTTTCCCTGAAGTAATAAAACAGGATGCCGGAATATATGGGTACGTATTCGATGGGTACTGGAACGATATTGGTAGGCCTGAAACATATCTTGAAGCTACCTATGATATTTTAGACCAGAAAACAGATCAAAACTTCTATAAAACAAAAATGGAAGAGAGTATTGGAAAAATAGGAAATATTTGGGTCGGAGAAAATGTTTTTATAGATGAAAAAGCCAGAATAGAGGGTCCTGTAGTAATTGGAAACAACTGTACAATTGAGGAAGGATGTAAAATATCAAGGGGAAGTGTAATAGGGGATAATGTCTCAATTGGAAAGGATGTAAACATCGACGGGGCAGTTCTTTTTCCAAACAGTATAATTGAAGATAATTCTTTCTTAAATGGATGTATAATAGATACAAAATGTTTGATTGATAAAAACACCGTTGTAGAAAATGGTGTTGTAACTGGAAGTCTTGTTGAAATTGGAAGAAACAGTATCGTACGCTCTTCACGGTCTATAACTAATAATATGAAAATTGTACCAAATTCCATAATTGATTCGGATTATGTGCTGGAGGCCAAATAA
- the cruF gene encoding bisanhydrobacterioruberin hydratase CruF produces the protein MKDYSLFFWITGIILVIIAFFVTNMPIKSEMAFISGIFIIALSLPAYFASIKWLGYKKGLFFIIIMSIYAVSIETFAIITGFPYSEFVYTNLIGFKVFGYTPYTVPFAYVPLFIGSIYLAALKSRNYIEISLFTAFFVLLADLVLDPAAVALNFWIYKIQGVYYGIPLMNFIGWILTGFLAAVVSIVLLKGKLFDPNKPEALISSLFLILCFWTPSCFYLKLWIPGIIGTVFLIFILNGSKGKIGNYSN, from the coding sequence ATGAAAGATTATTCTTTATTTTTTTGGATTACTGGAATTATTCTTGTAATAATAGCTTTTTTTGTAACTAATATGCCTATAAAATCTGAAATGGCATTTATTTCTGGAATTTTTATTATTGCACTATCATTACCTGCTTATTTTGCTTCTATAAAGTGGTTAGGATACAAAAAAGGTTTATTTTTCATAATAATTATGAGTATTTATGCTGTTTCTATTGAAACATTTGCAATAATCACGGGATTTCCTTATTCAGAATTTGTATATACTAATCTTATTGGGTTCAAGGTTTTTGGATACACTCCATATACAGTTCCTTTTGCTTATGTACCTTTATTTATAGGCAGTATTTATCTGGCAGCATTAAAATCTAGAAATTATATTGAAATATCTTTATTTACTGCATTTTTTGTTCTACTCGCGGATTTAGTTCTTGATCCTGCAGCAGTGGCTCTAAATTTTTGGATATATAAAATTCAAGGGGTTTATTATGGTATTCCATTAATGAACTTTATTGGCTGGATATTAACTGGTTTTTTAGCTGCTGTAGTAAGCATTGTGTTACTAAAAGGTAAATTATTTGATCCTAATAAGCCAGAAGCCTTAATTTCAAGTTTATTTTTAATTCTGTGCTTCTGGACACCTTCATGTTTTTATTTAAAACTGTGGATTCCAGGGATTATCGGGACAGTGTTTTTAATTTTTATTTTAAATGGTAGTAAGGGAAAAATAGGAAATTATTCTAATTAA